Genomic DNA from Crateriforma spongiae:
GACCAACAAACGCAAACGATCCAAGTACTCCGGATGATGCTCCGCCAACCACAACATCAACGGGCCGGATGTGTGCAGGGAAATGTTCAGCCGATCATAGGGCTCGAACACATCCAAAAACGGCAGGTAACTGTCCTGATACGCCTGTTCAAAGACGCCGTCAAAATTCCCGATCGGCTGGTGATTGTGCAGGACGAGGCAAAGAGATGCGTTCGGTGTCGACATGGCGTCAGGCAAGCACGGGTTGGAACGGGCCGGATCAAAATGCCGACCAGAAGTTTCACGATGGACGGATCTGGGATGAACAAAGTCACCGCAACAGAACGAACGAATTGTAGGGTCCCAGCCGGCTGTATCGAACGGTCCAAATGTGGAAATCGATCGGATGAGACGGGTTTTTCCGCTGTCCGACACGACGCATCCGTTACCGACACGACGATCTACTTAACCGGCAAAGACGAACATCGAAGCTATCGGCCGGTGAAGGGGGGAAAATTCAACCTTTTGCCCCGGACCGATGACGATCGTCCGTCGCTAAGACCCTGAATCGATCGCCGGTTCGATTTTTTGCCAGTCACGTTTTCGGTCGGCTGTCCGCCACAGCAGGCCGGTAATCGAACAACGCGAATTTCAGCGACCCGAACCGGACAAACACAGGGACGGACAGACAGTCGACTTCAAAAACGGCCGAAGACATGCACTCCGATTTTTCTGCGACACCTCTAAGAACCGCTAACCAGGCCTACCTAAGCCTCCCAAACCAGCGGGCTTTCATGGCCGATAGTGCGGCGGGCTAGACCGACCGCAGGCTGTCGCGTTTGGCCAGACGCTGATAAACGCTGGCCGCTTCTTCGGGCAACATGGTGTTCATCATCGTGCCACAGCCCAGTTCCAAGCCGGCAATGAAACTGGTGCGGGGAATGATGTCCAACGCCCAGTGGAATGCTTCTTCGGCGCCATCCCAGTGGGGTGGGCGAGTGTGCAGCAGGTAGTTGTAAGCGATGCCGGGCCGCCACCGTTCCAGCCAGCTGGTGACACGCCGCGTCAGACGACCGACTTCCATCACCAACGCATCGCTCAAGTTTTCGAAACGGTCGGCATGCTGGGTGGTGGTGATCCGCACCTGCATCGCAAATGCACTGGCGAAGGGACAGTAGGCGACCAAGTGATCGGTGCGTGCAATCACACGCTCCATTGATTTCATTTCGCTGCGGATCATGTCGCACTGAAGACAGCATCCGGTCTTCGCGTAGTGCGTCATCTTACGCCGCAAGGTGCGTGCGGTTTCGGTAGGCACCTGATTGAAGGCGATCAGCTGGCTGTGGCTGTGGTGCAACGATGCGCCGGCTTGGCGGCCGACGTTCTTGAAAACCAACATGTACCGGATCGCCGGATCCGCCCGCCAAGCCAAGAACCGCTGCTTGAACGCTAAAAAGATCTGTCCGGCGTGCTCGGAATCCAGTTGGGTGATTGATTCGATGTGTCGCGGCGATTCGATGATGACTTCATGGCCACCGGCAATGGACACACCACAGGCAGGCCAACTGACATCCGCTGCGGGCAACAAGTGTCGAACCTGGACCGAACTTTGATGACGCCCAACCGCAGGGTATTTGTTCGGCACGACGCGCACGGCCCAATCCGCGGTGGGATCAGTATCCAACACATCACCATCCACCGGAGAATCCAGTGGACCGTCGATCCCCAAGTCAATGTCCGCCGCGGGGATCGAAAAAACAGACGGCGGTGTGGTCGATTCATTGCCCGCACAAAACGGGCACCCCGATGCATCGGCTAGTTCGTGCGGACGCTCGACAAAATCACAGGGCCGGTTCTGTCGGTCCGGTGCGAACAGGACCCATTGTCCCGACAACGCATCAAATCGCGAATGCGTGTCGACGCCACGAAAGGCGTAAGAGGTCGACGAAGAAGGGGGCACAGGAACGGCATCAACAACATCACCAACGGAAGTATCCAAAAGATCTGGTGATTGTTGCCGGCCCATGCCAAGCACCTCAATTAATTGCAGGTCCCCATTGTCTGTGCACCGCGACTGGGGGACTACGCCGCATCATTCCCCCCGCCGGACCCCGATCGTATCACACAATCTCGCCGCGAAAACCTTAAAAAAACCCCATGAATTGTTGACAGACCGACCTGGCAATCCCGTTTTCACTGGCCTTTGCGGTTTAGGGAAATTAGGCGTTCGTAAAGCTCGACGTACCGGTCGGCACTCTTCCTCCAGGACCAATCCTGTTTCATCCCGGTCTCGACAATATTTTTCCAATTTTCTGGTTCGTGATAGCGCATGTGCAGCGCGCGTCCGATCGCCTGATCAAGCGCCCAGGGTTCAAACTCGCCGACATGAAAGCCCGTTGCGGTGCCATCGCGCAGCGTTGCTTCACTGGCATCGACCACCGTGTCGGCCAGTCCGCCGGTCGGCGTAACGATGGGAACCGTGCCATAACGCAGACTGTAAAGCTGATTCAAACCACATGGTTCATAGTGACTGGGCATCAAAAACAAATCCGAACCCGCTTCGATCCGGTGTGCCAATTCATTGCTGAACCCGATGTGCAGTGCAAAACGGCCGGGGTAAGCCGCGTGCAGTCGCTGCAGTTCGACTTCGATCGCCGGATCTCCGCTGCCCAAGACAATCCACTGGGTCGGTCGGTCTTCGGCCAAGTGTTGCTTCAACACCGGCAAGATCAGATCCCAACCTTTCTGATCGGCCAAGCGTCCGACCAAGCCGATCAGCGGCAGATCGCGGTCTTCGAACAGCCCGAACTGCTGCTGCAACGACCATTTGTTCTGCCACTTGCCTTCGGCCCAATCTTCGACGCCATAGTTGTGCGGAATCATCGGATCGGTCGTCGGTTCCCAGACACGACCGTCGATGCCGTTGATGATTCCCGAAACACGATCGTCGATCCCACGCAGAACCTCATCCAACCCGCGACCATGCTCGGGCGTGCGAATCTCTTTCGCGTACCGGGGGCTGACCGTGGTCACAGCGTCGGCGGTCACGATCCCGGCTTTCATAAAATTCAGCCGCCCAAAGAATTCGAACGACTCGGGCTGGAACTGGGCCCAATCCAAACCGGTGAACGGATACGCGTCGGCGTCAAAGCTGCCTTGGTAGGCCAGATTGTGAATCGTAAAAACGGTGGCGGTGCGCGACGTCCAGGGCATCGGCTCATGGCCGGCGGAGCCTTGTCCCGCCCGCATCAACGCGGGAACCAACCCGGTTTGCCAGTCGTTGCAGTGCACCACATCCAACGACCAGCCGATGCGAGAGAGTGCCGCGAGTGCCGCGCGGCAAAAGAACGCGAACCGTTCGGCGTTGTCCGGATAATCACCGGCCGCCGTTCCGTACAGAGATTCGCGGTCGAAATACTTGGGCTGGTCGATGAACCAGACCGGGACGTCGGCGCCAGCGATTCCCGATCCAGGCAACTGGCTTTTCAGCAGACGTCCCCCCACCAGCGACTTTGGCCCCATCGGCAAGGCAAAGCTGATGTCGGTCGTTTCGATCGGCAATCCGCACTGACGGATGGATCGAAAAGCAGGCATCACGATCGCACAGCGGTGGCCTTTGGCGGCAACGCGGGAAGGCAGGGCACCACACACGTCGGCCAGACCGCCGGTCTTGGCAAACGGCACGGCTTCGGTGGTCAGGTAGACAATGTTCAACTTGGATGTCCGTCAGTGATGTTGCGTCGGCGCCGCGTCGGCCCTAATCCTCTTGATCGACTCTGGGTCGAAAATACTTCCGTGACACTGATTTTAGGCTCCAGACGCCCATGCCCGACTGTCAGTGTGATCGGATGGGTCAAGCCAGAACACCGGCACCGGTTGTAACGACCGACCCTGCAGACAACATAGTCGCCAAAGTTTGCCGCCACCAACCGCGGAACACCTTGGAAATTGGCGACCCACGTCGCCGAAGCCTGGCGGTCGGAAGAACCGGCGGACCGACGCCCCGTCGCCAGGCAAGCTAAATTGACAGGACGTGACCGCCGACACTGCGAACCGTGTTCCGGCCGTCTCGGCGAATGTCCCCTTCCATCGCCCATCGAACGGTTGCCGACTCGGAATGCCGAATGATCTGACCCAGTTTTGGACCGACCGTGCCAGGCTGTACGCGCTGCGCAGCGGGTCCAAGGATGCGGACGCCGAACCGCTGGTCCGCCAGGTCCCCGATGGTCGCGTGCTGGCGGATGCCTTGGATCAACCCGATCGTTCGTTTGATCGAAAGACCCTGCTGCGACTGGCCCACACGGTCGCCCGGGGCTTACAAACCATCCACCGTTGGAATCGTCCCCATGGCGGAATCACTGCCCGCCGCGTGTGGATGACTTCTGATGGCCGGTTTGCATTGCTGGTCGATGTCCGGTCGGACGATGACCTGTCGATGCCGGACCGTTCGGTCGATATTGGTTCGACTGCGGTCGACACGGCAGCGGCACCCACTGACGCTTTGCCGCGGGATCTAAGGGACGCGTCGGCCTCGCGAGATTTTCTGGAGCTCGGCCGTTTGATCGTCCGCCTCCGGTACCCCCAGTCGTGGCCCGGACTTGTCGACGGACGCGACATCCCGGAAATCGCGAAAGCCGTCCGGCTTGGTGAAAAGGGCGATCCGCTGGACCGAATTGTCGCCCATTTGCTGGCACCCAATCCAGATGCACGATTCACTTCCGCCGACGCTTTGGTTCAAGCGATTCGTGCCGCCGCCAAAACAAGTTCCGAAGGTTCCAGCGACGTAGCACCGAAGCCGCCAAAGACGGTCGCCCCATCGCCACAGGTGGTGCCGCAAACGGAAGCAACACCGATCTCGGCACCCGAAAGACCCGCCGTCGTCGATGCCATTCGCGATGAACCCGAACCGACAAACCAAGATCAAGCGGCGCCGGTCGCTGTGGATCCAAAAGAGACGGTCATCCCGACGACCCGCCGGTCCCCCACATCCTCCACTCGTCGTCGCGGCCAATCACGACGCCGATCACCAGTCCCGATTCTGTTGGGCATGTTGGCCATTCCACTGTTGTGCCTGTGCATCGTCCTGGTTTGGCAATCATCCCAGCCAGATCCTGGCGACCGCTCGGCCGCACGTCCACGCGTTTCGCCGGATTTCGTTCCGCCGGTCATCAATCGTTCGACGGCACGATCCGGGAACAACTCCGATGCAACACCTGGAAACGAAGGTGCAGATTCGGAATTGTTTGCACCACCGCGACCGACCGAAACCGCTTTCCGCTTGGATGGCCTGCCACCAGGACCGGGAATGTTGATCCATCTTCGCCCGGCCGATTGGATGTCCGACCCGGACGGCCAAGCGGTCATCAAGGCTTTGTCACCGGAATTGTCCGGTGCGGTGGACGATTTGGCTGCGCGCACCGGTCGTGCGGCGCAGGAAATTGCTTCGTTGACGATCGCGCTTCATCCAGGCGATTCCGGTCGCCCGGAAATGACTTGGGCGGTCGACTTGGCCACACCGGTGAACCGGCAAACTTGGATCGAGCAACTCG
This window encodes:
- a CDS encoding galactose-1-phosphate uridylyltransferase; the encoded protein is MPPSSSTSYAFRGVDTHSRFDALSGQWVLFAPDRQNRPCDFVERPHELADASGCPFCAGNESTTPPSVFSIPAADIDLGIDGPLDSPVDGDVLDTDPTADWAVRVVPNKYPAVGRHQSSVQVRHLLPAADVSWPACGVSIAGGHEVIIESPRHIESITQLDSEHAGQIFLAFKQRFLAWRADPAIRYMLVFKNVGRQAGASLHHSHSQLIAFNQVPTETARTLRRKMTHYAKTGCCLQCDMIRSEMKSMERVIARTDHLVAYCPFASAFAMQVRITTTQHADRFENLSDALVMEVGRLTRRVTSWLERWRPGIAYNYLLHTRPPHWDGAEEAFHWALDIIPRTSFIAGLELGCGTMMNTMLPEEAASVYQRLAKRDSLRSV
- the glgA gene encoding glycogen synthase GlgA, with the protein product MNIVYLTTEAVPFAKTGGLADVCGALPSRVAAKGHRCAIVMPAFRSIRQCGLPIETTDISFALPMGPKSLVGGRLLKSQLPGSGIAGADVPVWFIDQPKYFDRESLYGTAAGDYPDNAERFAFFCRAALAALSRIGWSLDVVHCNDWQTGLVPALMRAGQGSAGHEPMPWTSRTATVFTIHNLAYQGSFDADAYPFTGLDWAQFQPESFEFFGRLNFMKAGIVTADAVTTVSPRYAKEIRTPEHGRGLDEVLRGIDDRVSGIINGIDGRVWEPTTDPMIPHNYGVEDWAEGKWQNKWSLQQQFGLFEDRDLPLIGLVGRLADQKGWDLILPVLKQHLAEDRPTQWIVLGSGDPAIEVELQRLHAAYPGRFALHIGFSNELAHRIEAGSDLFLMPSHYEPCGLNQLYSLRYGTVPIVTPTGGLADTVVDASEATLRDGTATGFHVGEFEPWALDQAIGRALHMRYHEPENWKNIVETGMKQDWSWRKSADRYVELYERLISLNRKGQ
- a CDS encoding serine/threonine-protein kinase codes for the protein MPNDLTQFWTDRARLYALRSGSKDADAEPLVRQVPDGRVLADALDQPDRSFDRKTLLRLAHTVARGLQTIHRWNRPHGGITARRVWMTSDGRFALLVDVRSDDDLSMPDRSVDIGSTAVDTAAAPTDALPRDLRDASASRDFLELGRLIVRLRYPQSWPGLVDGRDIPEIAKAVRLGEKGDPLDRIVAHLLAPNPDARFTSADALVQAIRAAAKTSSEGSSDVAPKPPKTVAPSPQVVPQTEATPISAPERPAVVDAIRDEPEPTNQDQAAPVAVDPKETVIPTTRRSPTSSTRRRGQSRRRSPVPILLGMLAIPLLCLCIVLVWQSSQPDPGDRSAARPRVSPDFVPPVINRSTARSGNNSDATPGNEGADSELFAPPRPTETAFRLDGLPPGPGMLIHLRPADWMSDPDGQAVIKALSPELSGAVDDLAARTGRAAQEIASLTIALHPGDSGRPEMTWAVDLATPVNRQTWIEQLGLSLSMTATGKKIYSGDDPDSDAYYIPEHDDVSMLSQFTVGSVPMVSEVAEIDGLAISLPRNLQSVWQHCDQTQSLSVVLTPNFLFTDARQWVRRVAPSGLTELARWMVPSVSGVAVTIDLRGDDVYWVTRWSPAGGTNEATLLSQVRRRMDQLPATAEDFLIRSQPEVSWKALAIRLPRMWDFVLRHTRFGLKDRQAVAGGYLPKHTLDQIVLGNLLALRTPDSVPAIDTASPPTESLSLSELLQRPMSISFDQESLESAIDVIREEFARDLPAGTDAPVIEIKGNDLRLMGITQNQQIRDFQIDRLPLADVLTRLVLSANPDRTATGPTDPKQTLIWIATSDSQKILITTRESAGNYQRIPDPTFGDL